CTTGCCCCCGACCATCGTGATGTCGTAAGGTGAGCACATGCGGAATGACCTTACATACGACGACTACGCGCGCTTCTTGCGCCTGCCCGCGGACGAGCTGGCTCGGCAGTGTCGCGCGGAGGCGTTTCATGCATCGGGCCCGGGCGGCCAGGGCGTGAACACGGCGGACTCCGCGGTGCGCATGCGACATGTTCCCACGGGCATCACCGTGGTCAGCCGCGAGTCGCGCAGCCAGCTGCAAAACCGCGAGCGTTGCCTGCAGAAGATTCGCGCGGAGCTCGCCCGACGCGCACGCAAGCCAAAGACCCGGCATGCGACTAAGCCCACGCGCGCCTCTGTCCGCAGGCGTCTGGACGAGAAGAGCAGGCATTCCCAGCTGAAGCGCATGCGGCGCCGGCCCGGGATGGACGAGTAGCAGGCACCCACGAGGCGCGCCCGCCGCCGCGCCGCACGCCGTGGCCCTCACTTGACGTCGAACTCCCTCAGCAGCGCGCCCAGCCTCGCCTCGTCGCCGAGCGCGTCCGCGAGCTCCCCCGCGCGGCCCGCGCCCTCGAGCGCCCGCGCGAGCCTCGCGAGCTGCTCGTCGCGCCTCCTCGCTCCGATGGCCTCGCCCTCCGCAAGTCCCGACGCGCGGCCCTCGTCCATGGCGTCGGCAATCTCGTCGCGGTACTTCTCGGACCAGAGCATCCTGTACCTCCTCCACTGGGGGTTGTCGCGAACCCCTCGGACCGCGTCGTCCACGCTCCTGACGTAGTCGCTTTCGATAACAGTATCATTCGAGAGATAGCGCAGGAAGGCGTCAAATTCGTCGCCGTAGTCACCGCGCGTGCCCGCCGCGTTCACGAACACGATGCTGGTTCCGTCGTCCATGGGCTGCCCGTCCTGCGCGCAGGTCCGCATGAAGTCGTAGCGCTTCCAACCTCGGCCAAACGGGTCGTTCGCGCAGATGAAGATTACGATCGCGTCGCCGGCGTCCTCGAAGCGCTGTCCACGGTCAAGCATGTTCGCATCCACGAGCGTGAGGTACCGACGCGCGCGCCTGGCGATGCCGGGAGTGGCGACGTTCTGCATCTCGACGTCGTACTCGTTGCCGGCGCCGTCCCGCACCAGCAGGTCGACGATGCCCGCGCGCGAGAGCGGACCCGCGTCCAAAAGCCCCTGGCGCTCCACGAACTCGATCTTCTCGACCTGTATGCCCAGCAACAGCTCTATGAGGCCTTGGCACAGGTTCGGGTCCTGGAACACCGTGCCAAACATCAGGTCGTCCGTGATTCCCAGCCTGTCAAAGTCGATATCGCCGCGCATCGTACACCAGCCTCCCTCGTCACAGAGTCAAACGGTGAGGCCACATGATACTCGGGGGCACTTGCAGATATTTCACTTTTATATGGCAGGACTCTTATATTGCAGAGGCCTTTACCCACGGAACCCCTGTCCCGCCATGCGGTGGCGCAAACTCGTGCCTACTCCTTTGGCTCCTGCTGGGACTCGTCCTCGGCCAAAAAGTCGAGCAGACGGACAATGCGCAGGTCAGGCACTATCCACGGCGCAAACGCGAGCACCATGGCCACCAAGGCAAGGTGCGTTGCGGGCAGGGCGAGCGCCAGCACGAACGCGGCAAGCTCGAACCCAAGGGTGAAGCGCTCCTTGACCAGGGAGCGCTTCTCGACCACCGCGCGACGCGAGAGCTCTTCCTCGGAAGGCGCCGTCGCCAGGCAGTCGTGGCCCAGGGCGTGGCGGATGACGCGCTCGAGGTTCATGTACGTGAGTGACACGAGCATGTTGAGCACGATGTAGCACGTTGTTGGCAGAGAGGCGAAAGACGTCTTCTGCATCCAGTCCGTCGCGAGCGGGAAGAACGACAGCACAAAGAGAAACGCAAGGTTGGACCACAGCATGCGCCCGTCCACGTGGCGTACGAGCTTAAGGAGGTGATGGTGGTTGTTCCAGTACGTGCCCACGCCGACGAAGCTCACGGCGTACGCGGCGATGGCGGGCAGCAGCCGCAGCAGGTCGCGCAGCGTCGCCCCCTCGGGCGCGGCGATCCCCAGCACCATGATCGTGATGATGATGGCGATCACGCCATCGCTGAACGCCTCCATGCGCCCCTTGTCCATGCGATGCCCCTCCTCGTCTCGTCCTGCGCACATCCTGCGCATGGCCTGCGCACCGTGCGAAAACAGGATAGCGCACGACTGGTGCCGCGGTGGGGGAGGTGCGATGGGAAGGACGTGACGGTCGGGATGCCCGGGATGGCCGGGATGCCACGCCCTTCTCGCCCAGCGCCTCTTGTGTAGATATTTAGGCAAATATCTAAATACAGGGGAGAAGAACGTGCCCTCGGGGTAGCATCTTGGTGACGAAAGGAGGGGTGCCATGGTGGGTGACGCGTTCAAGGCGCTGGGAGACCCGACGCGCCGGCGCATCCTGGAGCTTCTTGCGGACGGAGACCTCACGGCCGGGCAGATTGCCGACAACTTCGACATATCGAAGCCGTCCGTGAGCAACCACCTGGGGGTGCTGCGGTCGGCGGGGCTCGTGACGAGCCGGCGCAGCGGGCAGAGCATCATCTATCACCTGAACACGACGGTTTTTCAGGAGCTTATGCAGTGGATCGCGGGGCTGGGCCACGCGTCCGGAAAGGATGGGGGTCATGGTCGCTCGTGAGCGGAGGGGCGGTCGCGGGGGTCGCGTGCCGCGCTTTGACAGGCGCGTGGTGGTCGTCCTCGTAGCCATCGTGGCGGCAAGCGTCGTGGGGCACTTGGTGGTGTACCCGCGCCTTCCGGACGTCGTTCCCACGCATTGGAACGCGGCCGGCGTCGTGGACCAACGCAGCCCGAAGGCGCTGTCCCTTGTGCTGGACCTGCTGCCGCTCCCGATGGCGGGGCTGTTCTGGCTTGTGCCGCGCATCGACCCAAACGGTGGCAACTTTAGGGACTTTTGGGGCTTCTACCAGGGGTTTGTGGTGGTGCTGACCGTGTTTGTGTGTGCGCTTTCGTGGATGGCGGACCTGGCGGCGCTTGGGGTGCTTCCCCACGAGGGCTCGGGCTTCGTGGGCATCGCGGTGCCGCTGGGCGTGGGGCTGCTGTTTGTCTGGATTGGCAACTACCTGCCGCGCGTGCGGCGCAACCACACGTTTGGCGTCAGGACGTCGTGGGCGCTCGCGGACGAGCGCACCTGGCAGAAGTCGCAGCGCATGGGCGGCATCACGTTCGTGGTCATGGGGGTTGCGCTCATGGCGCTGGGCCTGTTGTCGCAGGCCATGCCAGGCGAGGTCGTGTTTGCGGTGCTACTGGCCGTGGTGCTTGGCGGCAGCGGGTGGACGATGCTCTACTCGTATTTGGTGTGGCGCGGCGGGGACCGTTAGCTGCGGCGCTGCGGGCGGCGCCAGCTGCGGCTACGCGTTCTTCTCGCCCGTCTGCATGCGCCGGATGCGCAGCTCAAGGCGCCGTCCCACCGCCACGAGCGCCATCACGATAACGTAGTACACCACGGCGATGGCCACGAACGGCTCGAACGCGCGGTAGGTGAGCGCCTGCACGCTCTCTGCCGCGCGCATCATGTCCGCAAGGCCGATGGTGGCGACGAGGCTCGAGCTCTTGAGCACGGTGATGACCTCGTTCACGAGCGCGGGCGCCACGGACATGAGCGCCTGTGGCAGGATGACGTGCACCATCATGGGCACGTAGCGCATGCCGATGGAGCGTGCCGCGTCGTATTGGCCCTGGCTCACGCCCTGGATGCCGCCGCGCAGCGTCTCGGACACGGTGGCAGAGCCGTTGAGCCCCAGCGTGACGACGGCTGCGGCAAACATCGAAATCTTGTAGCCCGTGATCTGCGGGGTTGCAAAGTATGCAATAAACAACAGCACGATGAGCGGGATGCCACGGAAGAGCGACGTATAGAAGTCCAAAATCGCGCGAAGGGGGCGGTTGCCGGCAACCTTGAGCAGAGCAATCACGAAGCCCAAGGCAAACGCAAACACAAGTGCGACCGCCGTCACCTCAAGGGTTACGGCGAGGCCGCTCAAAAACATTGGATAGTACGGCTCTATTATCGAGAAGTTCAGGTCCATTGGCCCTTCCGCCCGCGGGATGCGCACCTGTCGTCATTGCGTCCGGCCGCCCCACGTGCGGGCGTGACCGGACGCCGTGCGACGCCTATTCTACTTGACGCCCTCGGTCGCGGTGCCGGCGGCGCTCACGTCGTCTCCCCATGCGAAGTCCGCGCCCACGTACTTCTTGATGTGCGCGTCGAGCGTTCCGTCCTTCAGCATCTTGCCGATCTCCTGGTCGAACGCCTTCACGAACGTGGCACCCTTCGTGGCCATCACGCGGTAGACGCCCACGTAGTCCTGGGTGTCCTTGCGGTCCAAGAGGCCAAGCACCAGGCCCTTGTTCGCGTCGCGCATAGACTGGCCCTCCGCGCCGTCGCACAGGTACGCGTCGATGCGGCCGGCAAGGACCTCCTGCAGGCACTGCGTGCCGCCGTCGTAGGTGTGGATGTCGCCGTCTGGCAGCACGGCTTCGACAAACTTGTTCTGCACGGTGCCGGTGGTGCAGGCGATGCTCTTGCCCTTGAGGTCGTCCACGGAGGTCACGGCCTTTCCGCCCAGGGTGAGCACGCCCACGAGGGGCTCGTAGTAGCCGCGGGTGAAGTCGAAGGTCTTCTCGCGCTCCTTGTTGGAGGACATCGCCATCGTGAACGACGTGTCGCTCGACTGCACGGACGCGAGCGTCGCGGAGAACTCCTGCGCCTCGAACTCGTACGTGAAGCCCAGGCGCCGCGCCAGCTCGTCTGCGATCGCGATGTCAAGGCCGACGACCTTCTTCTTGCCGGACTTCGTCTTCTGCACGTAGCGGTAGGGTGCGAACGCGTCGTCCCCCACGAACGTGAGGTGCTGGCCCGCAAGCGCCTTCTTCGACGTGCTCGCCGCGGAGGCGGACGCGTCGCTGCCGGAGCCACCGGTGCCGCAGCCGGCGAGCGCTCCCATCATGGTGACGGAGCCCGCGGCCACAAGGCCCAGGAAACCCCTCCTGTCAAGGTCGATGCTGCCGATGCCATGTTGCGCGCGCGTCATGAAACCCTCCAAACTGGTGCGAATGCCGATGCACGGCCATTGTAGGCATCGGCTTGCAGATACATATTCCTACCATAAAGATGGGATATTACTTGTAACATTGCGGAGGCGCCACCGCGGCGGAGCCGCACCGTCCGGCATGCCACCGCCCCCATGGGCCTGCCGCCACTACGAGCGCAGGACCTTCTCCAATGCCTTGCCGTGGGCAAGCTCGTCCACCATCTTGTCCAGCACGCGGACGTCACGCATGAGCGGATCTTCTATCTCCTCCACGCGCACGCCGCAAATGCGGCCGGTCACCTGCGTCCGTGCGGGGTTCATCCGCGGGGCGTTGCGGAAGAAGTCCCCGTATGTGGCGTCGCCCTCCGCCAGGGCCTCGATCGCCTGGCGCGAGTATCCCGTGAGCCACTCTGCGACGGCGAACACCTCGTCCGCCGTGCGCCCCTTGCGCTCGGCCTTCCTTACCAGCAGGGGCCACACCTTGCCAAAGCGCATGCCAAAGACCTTGCCGTTGTCTGCCATGGACACCCCAATCGACCCATGCGAACTTGCCTTCGCGACACGCGACGCCCTCGCGCGGTCGCGTCAGATGATAGGCTAGCAACACGCGCGCGCCGTGCGCAAGGCCGCGCGGACGCGGGTTTGGACTGACGACGCCTTGGAGGCGAGCATGGGATACGCGTACACCAACGGGACGATTCTGGATGGCACATGGGCGATGGAGCCCCTTGAGGGAATGGCCCTCCTCCAGGAGGGCGAGAAGATCGTGGACATCGTGCCCGCTGACCGCGTGCCGCAGGGGTTTGCCCCCATCGACCTCGACGGCGCCTACCTGCTGCCTGGCCTGGTGAACCTGCACGTGCACCTTGCGATGGACGGCCGCCCGCCAAAGGCGAGCAAGAAGCCTGTGGACTACACGAGGCTCTATCACGCGCTCACGTCCAACGCGCTCCTGAGGGCAGCGGCAAGGCGCAGGGTCGCCGGATTTGCGCGCACGGAGCTCATGAGCGGCGTCACCACCATCCGCACCGTCGGCGGCGTGCTGGACTTCGACGCGCGGGTGCGAGACGAGACAGACGCCGGCAGGCTCGTGGGCCCGCGTATCATCGCGTCCAACATGGGCGTCTCCGTTCCCGGCGGGCACTTCGCGGGCTCTATCGCGACGGAGGCCGCCTCGCCGCAGATGGCGGTCGAGCACGTGGACAAGATCGCCCAGACGAAGCCCAACCTCATAAAGCTCATGGTCACCGGCGGCGTGATGGACGCGTCCGAGGAGGGGGAGCCCGGCGTGCTGCGCATGCCGCCCGAGGTGGTGCGCGCCGCCTGCGACGAGGCGCACCGGCTTGGGTTCAAGGTCGCGGCACACGTGGAGAGCTCCGAGGGCGTGCGCGTTGCGCTGGAGGGCGGCGTGGACACCATCGAGCACGGCGCGCCCCTGGACGCCCGCGCCATCGCGCTGTTCAAGAGGCGAGGGGCCGCGGACGTCTGCACCATATCGCCCGCGCTCCCGTACGCGGAGTTCGACCTGGGCGAGTCGCACGCGCAGCCCGTCGCAAAGCGCAACGGGCGCATCGTGATGGACGGCATCGTCGCGTGCGCGAAGACCTGCCTTGCGCAGGGAATTCCCGTGGGCCTTGGCAACGACGTGAGCTGCCCGTTCGTGACGCATTACAATTTCTGGCGAGAGCTTTGCTACTTCCACAGGTACGTGGGCGCCTCCAACGCGCAGACGCTCCACCTGGCCACGCTCGGCAACGCCGCGATCGCGGGCGTTTCGGACGTGACGGGAAGCCTCGAGCCCGGCAAGAGCGCGGACCTCCTGGTGGTCGGCTCCAACCCCCTCGAGGACCTCTCGGCCCTGCGCGACGTGCGCATGGTCGCACTGCGTGGCAGGCTCCAGCGTCACCCGCGCGTTAGGCGCTTTGCAGACATCGACGCCCTGCTCGATAGGTACATGTAACGGAGGAACTCATGAGAGAACTCGAGGAGCGCATCATCCGGGAGGGCATCGTCCGCGAGGGCGAGGTGCTCAAGGTCGACAGCTTCCTGAACCACAAGTGCGACGTCGCCCTGTACGACCACATGGGGGCGGAGTGGGCGCGCCTGTTCGCTGGCAAGCCCGTCGACAAGATCCTGACGATCGAGGCCTCCGGCATCGGCATCGCCTGCGTCGCCGCGCGCCACTTCGGCAACGTGCCCGTGGTCTTCGCGCGCAAGACAGAGTCCATCAACCTCGACGGCTCGCAGTATCGCACGCAGATCCACTCGTACACGCACGGTCGCGACTACCACGTGATCGTGGCGAAGCGCTTCCTCACCCCGGGTGAGCACGTGCTCGTAATCGACGACTTCCTGGCAAACGGCTGCGCCCTCAACGGCCTGCTCGAGATCTGCGACGCGGCGGGCGTCTCGGTCACCGGCATCGGCATAGCGATCGAGAAGGGCTTCCAGCCGGGCGGCAAGAGCCTCCGCGAGCGCGGGTATGACCTCCAGTCGCTGGCGATCGTGGAGGCGATGGACCCAAAGACGGGCAGCATCGTCTTTCGCGAGCAGTGACCAGTCCCAACCGCTATGGTGAGGTGGAGAAAAACGCACGGCCTTATAAGGAGACTCCTCATGTATGACAAGCTTCCGGTCCCCGGACGCAACGATGCCTGCTGGTGCGGCAGCGGCAGGAAGTACAAGAAGTGCCACGCGGCGGAGGACGACCGCCTCGACCAGCTGTACCACGCAGGCGAGGAGGTCCTCCCGCGCTCGCTCATCAAGACGGCGGCGGACGTCGAGGGCATCAAGGCCTCGGCTGCCGTGAACATGGGCGTGCTCGACTACGTGGGCGAGCACATCTGCGCCGGCACCACGACCATGGACATCAACCGCTGGGTGGAGGAGTACCTCTCCGCTCACGACGCGGTCTCCGCCGACCTCAACTTCGAGGGGTACCCGTTCAGCGTGTGCACCTCCATCAACGACGTCGTCTGCCATGGCTTCCCGGACGAGGGCGCCGTGTTGAGGGACGGCGACATCATCAACGTGGACATGTCGACCATAAAGGGCGGGTACTTCTCGGACTCCAGCCGCATGTACTGCATCGGCGAGGTGAGCCCGGAGCGCAGGCGTCTTGTGGACGTGTGCCACGAGTCCGTCAAGGCCGGTCTGGCCGCGGTGAAGCCCTGGGGCCACCTGGGCGATGTGGGCGCCGCCGTCCATCGGGTCGCTCTGGACGCGGGCTTCTCCGTCGTGGAGGAGTACGGCGGCCACGGCATCGGCTGCGAGTTCCACGAGGACCCGTTCGTGAGCTTCACGAGCGAGGCGGGCACGGGCCCCATCCTCATGCCAGGCATGTGCTTCACCATCGAGCCCATGGTGAACGCGGGCGACCCCGACATCTACATCGACCGTGGCAACGGCTGGGTTGTGCGCACGGTCGACGGCAGCGACTCCGCGCAGTGGGAGGTCCAGCTTGTCGTGACGGACACGGGCTACGAGCTGCTGAGCTGGTAGGCAACGGCAAGGGGCGTCAAGTGCCACAGGCTGCCCGTCTTGGCGCGGCGCCCGCCGCAACGCACACAAGCGACGCCAGTCACCCAGCGCTTGGAT
This sequence is a window from Parafannyhessea umbonata. Protein-coding genes within it:
- a CDS encoding TMEM175 family protein, producing the protein MDKGRMEAFSDGVIAIIITIMVLGIAAPEGATLRDLLRLLPAIAAYAVSFVGVGTYWNNHHHLLKLVRHVDGRMLWSNLAFLFVLSFFPLATDWMQKTSFASLPTTCYIVLNMLVSLTYMNLERVIRHALGHDCLATAPSEEELSRRAVVEKRSLVKERFTLGFELAAFVLALALPATHLALVAMVLAFAPWIVPDLRIVRLLDFLAEDESQQEPKE
- a CDS encoding autorepressor SdpR family transcription factor — encoded protein: MVGDAFKALGDPTRRRILELLADGDLTAGQIADNFDISKPSVSNHLGVLRSAGLVTSRRSGQSIIYHLNTTVFQELMQWIAGLGHASGKDGGHGRS
- a CDS encoding SdpI family protein, with the translated sequence MVARERRGGRGGRVPRFDRRVVVVLVAIVAASVVGHLVVYPRLPDVVPTHWNAAGVVDQRSPKALSLVLDLLPLPMAGLFWLVPRIDPNGGNFRDFWGFYQGFVVVLTVFVCALSWMADLAALGVLPHEGSGFVGIAVPLGVGLLFVWIGNYLPRVRRNHTFGVRTSWALADERTWQKSQRMGGITFVVMGVALMALGLLSQAMPGEVVFAVLLAVVLGGSGWTMLYSYLVWRGGDR
- a CDS encoding amino acid ABC transporter permease, whose product is MDLNFSIIEPYYPMFLSGLAVTLEVTAVALVFAFALGFVIALLKVAGNRPLRAILDFYTSLFRGIPLIVLLFIAYFATPQITGYKISMFAAAVVTLGLNGSATVSETLRGGIQGVSQGQYDAARSIGMRYVPMMVHVILPQALMSVAPALVNEVITVLKSSSLVATIGLADMMRAAESVQALTYRAFEPFVAIAVVYYVIVMALVAVGRRLELRIRRMQTGEKNA
- a CDS encoding substrate-binding periplasmic protein, whose amino-acid sequence is MTRAQHGIGSIDLDRRGFLGLVAAGSVTMMGALAGCGTGGSGSDASASAASTSKKALAGQHLTFVGDDAFAPYRYVQKTKSGKKKVVGLDIAIADELARRLGFTYEFEAQEFSATLASVQSSDTSFTMAMSSNKEREKTFDFTRGYYEPLVGVLTLGGKAVTSVDDLKGKSIACTTGTVQNKFVEAVLPDGDIHTYDGGTQCLQEVLAGRIDAYLCDGAEGQSMRDANKGLVLGLLDRKDTQDYVGVYRVMATKGATFVKAFDQEIGKMLKDGTLDAHIKKYVGADFAWGDDVSAAGTATEGVK
- a CDS encoding DUF2200 domain-containing protein, with product MADNGKVFGMRFGKVWPLLVRKAERKGRTADEVFAVAEWLTGYSRQAIEALAEGDATYGDFFRNAPRMNPARTQVTGRICGVRVEEIEDPLMRDVRVLDKMVDELAHGKALEKVLRS
- a CDS encoding amidohydrolase family protein, with the translated sequence MGYAYTNGTILDGTWAMEPLEGMALLQEGEKIVDIVPADRVPQGFAPIDLDGAYLLPGLVNLHVHLAMDGRPPKASKKPVDYTRLYHALTSNALLRAAARRRVAGFARTELMSGVTTIRTVGGVLDFDARVRDETDAGRLVGPRIIASNMGVSVPGGHFAGSIATEAASPQMAVEHVDKIAQTKPNLIKLMVTGGVMDASEEGEPGVLRMPPEVVRAACDEAHRLGFKVAAHVESSEGVRVALEGGVDTIEHGAPLDARAIALFKRRGAADVCTISPALPYAEFDLGESHAQPVAKRNGRIVMDGIVACAKTCLAQGIPVGLGNDVSCPFVTHYNFWRELCYFHRYVGASNAQTLHLATLGNAAIAGVSDVTGSLEPGKSADLLVVGSNPLEDLSALRDVRMVALRGRLQRHPRVRRFADIDALLDRYM
- a CDS encoding xanthine phosphoribosyltransferase, which produces MRELEERIIREGIVREGEVLKVDSFLNHKCDVALYDHMGAEWARLFAGKPVDKILTIEASGIGIACVAARHFGNVPVVFARKTESINLDGSQYRTQIHSYTHGRDYHVIVAKRFLTPGEHVLVIDDFLANGCALNGLLEICDAAGVSVTGIGIAIEKGFQPGGKSLRERGYDLQSLAIVEAMDPKTGSIVFREQ
- a CDS encoding methionyl aminopeptidase — encoded protein: MYDKLPVPGRNDACWCGSGRKYKKCHAAEDDRLDQLYHAGEEVLPRSLIKTAADVEGIKASAAVNMGVLDYVGEHICAGTTTMDINRWVEEYLSAHDAVSADLNFEGYPFSVCTSINDVVCHGFPDEGAVLRDGDIINVDMSTIKGGYFSDSSRMYCIGEVSPERRRLVDVCHESVKAGLAAVKPWGHLGDVGAAVHRVALDAGFSVVEEYGGHGIGCEFHEDPFVSFTSEAGTGPILMPGMCFTIEPMVNAGDPDIYIDRGNGWVVRTVDGSDSAQWEVQLVVTDTGYELLSW